TATTGCCATCATCCAACATTGCCTTGTATGTCGTCCCTAACCCGCCTTTCCCCAACATCTCCGCCGAAGCTTTCAACAATTCCTCTAGCTCAAACCTCCTCCCTCCATCCAAAAAGACCATTTTACCCTTATCGATTGAGTTTCTTAACCCCGGCTTCTCCATTTCCACCACATTCTTGTCCTCTGAATCCGAGTCTTTAGCGAAGTAACAATACAAGATAAATGATACCAATACTAATACAAAAACATCTCCAAATATAATCGCCACAATGGCTAGTGTAGTAACCCTTTTTTTGCCCCTTTTGCTGCGGTTACCTTTTGTTTTGGGAACCGCAGCAATGGAGGGCAGTGTAGTAGGCGAAGACGCTATTTTTGGTTTCGTGCATTCCAAAAGTGGACTACCACATAAAAACGGGTTATCTGAAAACACTACTTGGGGAAAACCTGAGATACTTATCGGGATTTCCCCagataaattatttttagaaatattgATATCTTTTAAACTCGGCAAACTCAAAAAATCAATAGAACCTGAAAACTTATTTTCCTCTAGACGTAAAGTTAACAAATTAGTCATACGGTTGATAGTAACCGGGATACGTCCTGAAATATTGTTGTACGATAAATCGAGACGAAATAAAGAAGGTAACAATAAAGGAAAATTTCCGTAAAAATGGTTATGAGATAAGAAAACAAGTTTAAGAGATGTGAGGTTAGAAAGGTCAGGAATGGGACCGGTAAGTTGGTTATGTTTCAAAGAGAGAACACGAAGTTTTGCAAGTGAGGTAAGTGAGTCGAACCGGCCCTGAAGGTTAAGGTTTTCGAGGACGAGTGAGGTGACACGGTTGTGAAGACATGAGACTCCGAGGAAAGCAGGGAATGTGTGACATGGGTTTGTTGTTGTCCAAGTTGAGAGTTTGTTAGAAATGTCGGATGATGATTTGAATGCGAGTAAAGGGGCGAGGTCCGGGTGGGCGGTTTGCGATGGTGTTACATGGAggatgaggaggaggaggaagaggaagaagGATAGAGTGGGGTGGAGGTAaagtgatggtgatggtgaagCCATTGTTTTTGTTCGAATATTGGTAGTAATAAAGTGTCTTATATGTCACCTTGGgccttttatatgttttttttaattgcttCACAAGATGTTTTCGAATTTACGAGCACAGTGTCCGTGCAATGCAACGGTGatatggtgagggtgataggtcataagaggtgataagtcatagagtgtgataaccaaatgccttagccgtacgggctcctcccgcgaatttaaaaattcatcgaaagtatatcgaatgacatctctaatgaaagagaatgacattttaagaacacccatataatttttataatttatcgatatacggttttgagataaaagaatttgaataaattagaggaataaaatgttTATGAAGGAGAGggaaaaaataagtggttgagatttgaggagagagaaaaaaatgagtagttaagatttaagggtattataggtatattaagtagagatatttaaattagtgaataaaaaat
The sequence above is drawn from the Erigeron canadensis isolate Cc75 chromosome 4, C_canadensis_v1, whole genome shotgun sequence genome and encodes:
- the LOC122596097 gene encoding probable leucine-rich repeat receptor-like protein kinase At1g68400; the encoded protein is MASPSPSLYLHPTLSFFLFLLLLILHVTPSQTAHPDLAPLLAFKSSSDISNKLSTWTTTNPCHTFPAFLGVSCLHNRVTSLVLENLNLQGRFDSLTSLAKLRVLSLKHNQLTGPIPDLSNLTSLKLVFLSHNHFYGNFPLLLPSLFRLDLSYNNISGRIPVTINRMTNLLTLRLEENKFSGSIDFLSLPSLKDINISKNNLSGEIPISISGFPQVVFSDNPFLCGSPLLECTKPKIASSPTTLPSIAAVPKTKGNRSKRGKKRVTTLAIVAIIFGDVFVLVLVSFILYCYFAKDSDSEDKNVVEMEKPGLRNSIDKGKMVFLDGGRRFELEELLKASAEMLGKGGLGTTYKAMLDDGNMVVVKRLKDVVITGGKREFEDRMEVLGRLRHPNIVRLKAYYFAKDEKLLVYDYMSNGNLFGLLHGNRGPGRTPLDWPTRLKIAAGASRGLAYIHNFSTKLTHGNLKSTNILLDQSGNVYLSDVGLSPFTPPSAIQRSTGYNAPELSPSNNTRNKTTQKSDVYSFGVLLMELLTGKCPASMMMDNGGIVDLPRWVQSVVREEWTAEVFDLELMSYKDIEEEMVGLLHIAISCTSSAPEQRPVMSHVAKMIHEIEGSVDQMSPASREMLNSVSNSPPVI